One Xiphias gladius isolate SHS-SW01 ecotype Sanya breed wild chromosome 13, ASM1685928v1, whole genome shotgun sequence genomic window carries:
- the mtrf1 gene encoding peptide chain release factor 1, mitochondrial produces MLVSRWLRLCSLRGRVVHSSSSSSSSSSSSSSGGVGGRGRGRRTVTGHTGPEDANMAPARLCHGDLGDLYQNERVQRYLRQLVEEHRDLSEKLQRAYLSEADRKVLAKKHTELLPLASLFGSVEQALKDQEEVSSLLHGPAGTKDGDEQLTQLLEEEEAQISSKILALRKDLIKALVPTDPLDSSNVLLEVVSGRTTGGDICQQFNREMFEMYQGFACYRNWDFEVYNYTPAEYGGLHHAAVRITGDNVYRHLKHEGGTHRVQRIPEVGLSSRMQRIHTGTMTVIILPQPVEFDVHIDPKDLRIDTFRSRGAGGQSVNTTDSAVRVVHLPTGISAECQQTRSQLQNRDTAMRVLRARLYQSRMGKETEQRQTARRQQVGTRSQSERIRTYNFSQDRVTDHRTGYVTRDIKEFMRGGEALDDLISDVLEHAEREALLEMVESSSTSSRLRQPESGQSAD; encoded by the exons ATGCTCGTCAGCCGCTGGCTTCGGCTGTGCTCGCTGCGCGGCCGTGTagtccacagcagcagcagcagcagcagcagcagcagcagcagcagcagcggcggcgtCGGGGGACGAGGAAGAGGCCGGAGGACAGTGACGGGACACACCGGTCCGGAGGATGCTAACATGGCACCAGCGCGTCTCTGCCACGGTGATCTGGGGGACTTGTATCAGAATGAGCGGGTTCAGCGGTACCTTCGGCAGCTCGTGGAGGAGCACAGGGACCTCAGCGAGAAGTTGCAGCGCGCTTACCTCAGCGAAGCAGACAGAAAAGTGCTTGCGAAGAAACACACGGAGCTGCTGCCTTTGGCCAGTCTCTTTGGTAGCGTTGAACAAGCCCTGAAGGACCAGGAGGAAGTCTCTTCACTTCTGCATG GTCCAGCTGGTACCAAGGATGGAGATGAACAGCTGACCCAGCTgctggaagaggaggaagcgCAAATCTCCAGCAAGATTTTGGCCTTAAGAAAAGAC tTGATTAAAGCTCTTGTGCCCACTGACCCCCTTGACTCCAGTAATGTCCTGCTGGAGGTTGTATCAGGACGAACAACAGGAG GTGACATCTGTCAGCAATTCAacagagaaatgtttgaaatgtacCAGGGTTTTGCCTGTTACAGGAACTGGGACTTTGAGGTTTATAACTACACACCTGCTGAGTATG GTGGTTTGCATCATGCGGCAGTAAGAATAACCGGGGACAATGTGTACAGACATCTGAAGCATGAGGGAGGAACGCACCGGGTGCAAAGGATCCCTGAGGTGGGCCTCTCCTCGAGGATGCAGCGTATCCACACAGGAACCATGACCGTCATTATCCTGCCTCAGCCAGTGGAG TTTGATGTCCACATTGATCCAAAGGATCTTCGCATTGACACATTTAGATCTCGAGGTGCTGGGGGCCAGAGTGTCAACACAACAGACAGCGCCGTGCGGGTCGTTCATCTCCCCACCG GCATATCAGCTGAATGTCAGCAGACTCGCTCTCAGCTGCAAAACAGAGACACCGCCATGCGTGTGCTGAGGGCCCGGCTCTACCAGAGCAGGATGGGTAAAGAGACTGAGCAGAGGCAAACAGCACGAAGGCAGCAG GTGGGCACACGTTCTCAGTCAGAGAGGATTCGCACCTACAACTTCAGCCAGGACCGTGTCACAGACCACAGGACTGGATATGTCACTAGAGATATTAAG GAGTTCATGAGAGGAGGGGAGGCTCTCGACGATCTGATCTCTGACGTACTTGAACACGCAGAGAGGGAGGCTCTTCTGGAGATggtggagagcagcagcaccagcagcagactGAGACAACCAGAGTCTGGACAATCTGCAGACTGA